Within the Eleginops maclovinus isolate JMC-PN-2008 ecotype Puerto Natales chromosome 5, JC_Emac_rtc_rv5, whole genome shotgun sequence genome, the region CATATGCTGATGAATAGGGATGATTGGaaacaactttttttcaaactttctttttactttgatCAATGTCATTTTACCCACTGTGGATCACCTGGCTCCATCCTCCATAATCAGTCTGAGtctgctgaggaggaggaaagagagaggcagcAAGAAAGCAGAGGGAAAGGCTTTGGAAAGCTTGGAGGCACAGCTGAGAGACCGGGCAGAAACTCTGGGCTTGTCTCTAGAGCAGAAGACTAAAGGCATGAAGCAGAGGGACAAGAAGGTAACTTGCACCGTGTAACAAATTGTAATTTTATCTCAAATCTATTGTTTTAACTCGTCATTTTACCTCATATGTCGCTTTGTCTTGAGAACTATCAGTTTAAACTTTTGCGATGTATAAATTCAATACTCTACAGTTTATCAAGGACACCTTATGACATGTTATTCCCCAAGCTTTTTGCCTCTATATATGGGACCTCCTTGGTACATTCATAGTGGTTAAAGTTATAACTGTTTCAGCTCCACAACATCCCTTAATAggtttttctcaaaaatgtttaaatgtgttgctgtccaaagaaaataatatgacTAAAGTTTTTCCTAGTTGACACCAGCAGGTAATGTCTTCAACTCTTATCCCACCATAGGTGGTCACTAAGACGTTCCACGGTGCTGGCATCGTCGTTCCTGTAGACAAGAATGATGTAGGGTATAGAGAACTACCAGAAACAGATGGTGAGCTTACAAACTCTATATAAAGTAATTTTCATTGCTGTTTTTTGAGACTTAAAACAAGCATTTAATTCCTGGTATATGGGAGTGATGACTTTTTTGTCCTCCCTCTTCACTTATCCAGCTGGTCTGAAGAAAATTCTAAAGGCAATCGTTGAAGCCCGGAATGATGAAGAGCGCATCAAAGCCTTTGGACCTCTCCAGGAAATGGTCACATTTGTTCAGTTTGCCAATGATGAGTGTGACTACGGCATGGGATATGAACTAGGACTGGACCTCTTCTGTTACGGATCCCATGTGAGTCTCATAAAGTAGAGCATTACATCTCTCTTGACACAGATTTAGAGATTTGACTTTATTTCACCCACTCTCTTTGCTTCAGaccattcttttaaaaatactgtatacaaATGTAGACAAGTGATGTAGGGTTACTTTCATGTGAGGTAATGCATGCTTTTTGAGAATTGAtctattcagattatttttagCATTTCAATTATGTGCAGTGCTTACTCAGCGTCTTGTAACATTGTTTTTGGTGCACCTGAATTTGCAGAAGATGAAACACTCAGTATTAGCTAAATACTAGATTTCAGCATCCCTCCAATGGGTCACACGATAAATATCAGTGTGCAAGTTATGAGCGATAGCTAACACacttctgacacacacacatttattttatggtcATTTAAAAGCCAAAGGGTTATAGGCCTGGTTAAAGTCTGAATGTTGATAAACCATGAATATTAAAGTAAGAAATGCATAATTAATCTTTGGTTTCCTGACTCTCCCCAGTATTTCCACAAGGTTATCAGGCAACTTCTGCCCATGGCCTACAGCCTCCTAAAGAGGAATTTGTTTGGGGAAATTTTGGAGGCCCACCTCTCCAGCCGCAACCAGGACCACCTGGATCAACtgtccacattttaaaaagactcAGAAGTTCACTCCAGCTCTAGCTGTTATAAGCTTTTACCACCTTGTGTCCTTGtcctttgttgtttgttattattgtcaACGTTAATGGTGGTTTTGGTGCTGCTGTCATTGATTGGAACCAGTTCAATGATAATCTTGTTCGTAAAAGGTAGATGtctaataaagtatttttataatatttaccTGTCCGGTTTTGTATTCATGGTGAATACtgcacctttttattatttcatttaaattatctCATAAAACATTACTGTTTCAATTGTGATACCATGCAGTGGTAACAGGGGGCAGTATTGCATTTAAAAGTTGTCCTTGTGTATCATATTCCTACCTAACGTACAGGTTAAATCCTAATGTCCTATAGATAAGATAAACTCAGCAGTCACATACAGTGATTGGGAATAATCTTTACAGCATGAAGTTTATGGCCCTGGGGTTATGAGATGGGTTGTATGCAGTCTTTCCTTTGATCTACGTGTGAAATCACATTTACATTGGATCTGTTGTTTCTAGGGTCATGCTGTGTCAAAAAGATAAACTGCTATAGTAAATTTAGCCATTAGTTGCCGCATGGAGGAAACATAACAGAACCCTCAGGAGCAAGTGTAGTGGCCCGTTACACAAGGCTAGATAAACTTATCAAGCACATGGCCGATGTATTGCACACACCTCACCATGGATTGGTAAAATGTGTGAAACTAATTGCTTATGGTGCCAACCATTATATAAGTGCATTTATCTACCTATATCTGTAGCAAAAACACCCTTAATATTACATAcgtctgtctgtgtgggtgtgttttatttgtgtgacAGTAAAGTTTCTTCCTGTTGCAATTAGCAGTTATCCAGGCAGGGCAGGGGAACACCCGTCTAAACTAAGTCTTGTTTAATACAGGTTATCTTTCATACATGTGCTTTCTGAATACACGCATACAAGCTAAACAAAAAGGTATCTTACAGTTAACATTAGCTGAAACTGCAATTTAAAGggaagaaaatgtaataatatcgGACTTGGAAGAGCGTAATTCTAATGTGAACCTCACTCTGAAATCTCTAAACagtgacgtttttttttttacgtgttTAACATGATATATGACACTAACTTTCTCCACCTCGCCCTCCTCCATTCCTGtcctgtctgttttttaaatgtctcaaaGACATAGTTATTGATTTGGCCCTGTCAACCttcattaaatgtgttgctCGTTGAGGACACACAGGCCAAGATGGGGGCGTAAGAATACTAAGAAGGAGCTTACATAATGTAAGCCCAACCCAATGTGTCTGGGGCTTCAGTGATCTCATATTTGTGCAAGCACTCTTACAGTTTTCATTCAATCAGGGACCACACTGTGAACTTACTGCTGCAGAAGCACCGACGGgtgggtttgggggggggggggggggggacacaaaaagcaaaacagaagcGCACTGCTGCTTCTCGGTGCATTCATGTACCATTAGTAGGAAATGGTGTAGCCATAAAATGGTTTgttatatttcaattttttatCAAATAGGTCAATGGTACAGTGCTTTTTTGTCGGTGGTAGTAAACTATGAGTAAATGTTTCGTGGTAGTGTAATCGCTGTTTTTAGTACAATACTATAAAAATAACACgttgaaagtaaaaacataGGCTTGCCTTTTCTCTTTAGTCAAATACTATCAAGCAATAATAACATTGTTTGAATCACTTTATCTATTTCTCCTC harbors:
- the LOC134864051 gene encoding histone PARylation factor 1, translated to MTGRAKRKPRSSQEVGTGNGELKKARADESKAVPLSEVESEQRDEMLQLYKLQMPEDLYHFWDFCKELCPESPRGALKDTLGLQLVGPFDILAGAHKKSKNPQPNFHLHWRYLYDPPEFQTLLLGSEDRQHHIGYYRDTPDSLPAFVGENEAKKGCTITQMGDNVFAAVLLSLLRRRKERGSKKAEGKALESLEAQLRDRAETLGLSLEQKTKGMKQRDKKVVTKTFHGAGIVVPVDKNDVGYRELPETDAGLKKILKAIVEARNDEERIKAFGPLQEMVTFVQFANDECDYGMGYELGLDLFCYGSHYFHKVIRQLLPMAYSLLKRNLFGEILEAHLSSRNQDHLDQLSTF